One Methanoculleus sp. 7T genomic window carries:
- a CDS encoding phenylacetate--CoA ligase family protein: MKADLLKWVSRANPLTIKALSLVPSYRVYREMYTHLQRSQWWSREELEAYQLQALARLLDHAYANVPYYRRVFDERGLVPEDIQTLHDLERLPFLTKEIVQANLPDLKAKNYPETAFEYVRTSGSTGTPMGFYYERGVSRAREWAFMKTQWDRVGYRFGDKCVVLRGHVVDAASSGIYWKRALFGRWLIMSSHQMTEETLPVYIDRIQRFRPRFIHAYPSTAVILARFMREHGVAPFPTVKAVLCGSENLYPWQRSLLEEAFGCRVFSWYGNSEQTVLAGECEESTHYHIFPEYGIVELIGRDGRPVEGPGAMGEVVATNLTNFACPLIRYRTRDVAVLGNGPCSCGRQYPLLEKVEGRLQEFIVTRSGHLISVTPINYESGAFENIRQFQMYQEKMGELIIKVVRKPTYTDEDTRQLTRELRWQLGDDVDVHVRFVDEIPRTEGGKFRYLIQKLPISIGDL; encoded by the coding sequence ATGAAGGCCGATCTTTTGAAATGGGTATCCCGTGCAAATCCGCTCACCATAAAGGCGCTCAGCCTGGTGCCGTCCTACCGGGTCTATCGGGAGATGTACACGCACCTCCAGCGGTCACAGTGGTGGAGCCGGGAGGAACTGGAGGCCTACCAACTGCAGGCGCTCGCGCGCCTGCTCGACCACGCCTACGCAAACGTCCCCTACTACCGCCGGGTCTTCGACGAGCGAGGCCTCGTTCCCGAGGATATCCAAACCCTCCACGACCTCGAACGCCTCCCCTTCCTGACAAAAGAGATTGTCCAGGCAAACCTCCCCGACCTGAAGGCCAAAAATTACCCCGAGACGGCCTTCGAGTACGTGCGCACATCAGGTTCCACCGGCACCCCCATGGGATTCTACTACGAGCGGGGTGTCTCACGGGCCCGGGAGTGGGCGTTCATGAAGACCCAGTGGGACCGCGTCGGCTACCGGTTCGGCGACAAATGCGTCGTCCTCCGGGGGCATGTGGTGGACGCGGCATCGAGCGGCATCTACTGGAAGCGAGCGCTCTTCGGGCGCTGGTTGATCATGTCCTCCCACCAGATGACCGAAGAGACCCTGCCCGTCTACATCGACCGGATCCAGAGGTTCCGGCCTCGGTTCATCCATGCCTATCCTTCTACGGCCGTGATTCTGGCTAGATTCATGCGAGAGCACGGGGTCGCACCGTTCCCGACGGTGAAGGCGGTCCTCTGCGGGTCCGAGAACCTCTACCCCTGGCAACGGAGCCTCCTCGAAGAGGCCTTCGGGTGCCGGGTCTTCTCCTGGTACGGGAACTCCGAGCAGACCGTGCTTGCCGGGGAGTGCGAGGAGAGCACCCACTACCACATCTTCCCCGAATACGGCATCGTCGAACTCATCGGAAGAGACGGACGCCCCGTCGAGGGACCCGGGGCGATGGGGGAGGTGGTCGCGACAAACCTCACCAACTTCGCCTGCCCCCTCATCCGCTATCGGACCAGGGATGTGGCGGTCCTTGGAAACGGCCCATGCTCCTGCGGAAGGCAGTACCCCCTGCTCGAGAAGGTGGAAGGAAGGCTCCAAGAGTTCATCGTGACCCGAAGCGGGCATTTGATCTCCGTCACCCCCATCAACTACGAATCGGGAGCTTTTGAGAACATCAGGCAGTTTCAGATGTACCAAGAGAAGATGGGCGAACTGATTATAAAGGTCGTCAGAAAGCCCACGTACACCGACGAGGATACCCGGCAGTTGACCCGTGAACTCCGGTGGCAACTCGGTGACGACGTGGACGTGCATGTCCGTTTCGTCGACGAGATCCCTCGCACGGAGGGCGGTAAGTTCCGGTACCTCATTCAGAAACTTCCGATCTCAATCGGGGATCTCTGA
- a CDS encoding prenyltransferase/squalene oxidase repeat-containing protein: MDERLTSLVARVTETVRGMAVVDGETAYIRDPVFGIVRNRVHAEVAKAMFRAGGDPLVDPILNYVVGCQNQDGSWNEVHVNYNQPSALITAFIGDALLEAADRHPHEEALSKARDFVLASEKRPGYFLKSAQYTADHLNVDASCGAFLARYAERYDDRDARAAALRAAENIVRHQCKCGVYPYAVDKGTYPYVFKLPCVHYQGVTIYYLAKTNDVLSDDRIDESLAKGARWLAAAQRPDGRFDWSKSGLSFAYYLSGAYAFAHASFVYAARTDDRYREHADLCLGWLEQNVDGLAPRWEPGAWSDLLPSAFTAVRTASLGEYPLRHRAFRFGYAVYRQIARRRYAETAETRSFEALCRLLGIRTSTVEPSKNFPDLFMTSEVLDCLSQSQIWGNKQ, translated from the coding sequence ATGGACGAGCGCCTGACGTCGCTGGTCGCCCGGGTCACCGAGACGGTCCGGGGGATGGCGGTCGTCGACGGCGAGACCGCATACATCCGCGACCCGGTCTTCGGGATTGTCCGGAATCGGGTGCACGCCGAGGTTGCGAAGGCCATGTTCCGTGCAGGCGGCGACCCGCTCGTGGACCCGATCTTGAATTACGTCGTTGGATGCCAGAACCAAGACGGGTCCTGGAACGAGGTCCACGTCAACTACAACCAGCCTTCGGCCCTGATCACCGCTTTTATCGGCGACGCACTGCTGGAGGCGGCGGACCGGCATCCCCACGAGGAGGCGCTCTCGAAGGCCCGAGACTTTGTCCTCGCCTCCGAGAAGCGCCCGGGCTACTTCTTGAAGTCGGCGCAGTACACCGCCGACCACCTGAACGTCGACGCCTCCTGCGGGGCGTTCCTCGCCCGGTATGCGGAGCGATACGACGACCGGGACGCTCGCGCGGCTGCCCTGCGGGCGGCGGAGAACATCGTCCGGCACCAGTGTAAGTGCGGCGTCTACCCCTACGCCGTCGATAAGGGAACCTACCCGTACGTCTTCAAACTCCCCTGCGTGCACTACCAGGGAGTGACAATATACTACCTCGCGAAGACGAACGACGTGCTTTCAGACGACCGGATCGACGAAAGCCTCGCGAAAGGCGCGAGGTGGCTCGCCGCGGCCCAGCGCCCGGACGGGCGGTTTGACTGGTCAAAGAGCGGCCTCTCCTTCGCGTATTACCTCTCGGGAGCGTATGCGTTCGCCCACGCCTCCTTCGTCTATGCGGCCCGGACGGACGACCGCTACCGGGAACACGCCGATCTCTGCCTTGGCTGGCTTGAGCAGAATGTGGACGGGCTTGCACCCCGGTGGGAACCGGGCGCCTGGAGCGACCTGCTCCCGTCCGCCTTCACGGCCGTGAGGACGGCGTCGCTTGGGGAGTATCCCCTGCGGCACCGGGCGTTCCGGTTCGGCTACGCCGTCTACCGGCAGATCGCCCGCAGACGGTATGCCGAGACTGCGGAGACACGGTCCTTTGAGGCCCTCTGCCGGCTGCTCGGGATCCGGACGTCGACCGTGGAGCCGTCGAAGAACTTTCCCGACCTCTTCATGACGTCGGAAGTGCTCGATTGCCTCAGCCAATCTCAGATATGGGGGAATAAACAATGA
- a CDS encoding archaeosine biosynthesis radical SAM protein RaSEA has translation MAGGLRRQNGTAPENLDFTVPIGWEERIGHLDDQPIKRLIVFLRSTGCEWVEKTGGCTMCGFYCATSRGREVSAKEYVAQFEYVMDAVDLGDYPVVSIYNDGNIFNEREMPVAAIEKICSYIDGYKNIKKVVVESRIDYSPDGRVEKMKKALNGRQLEVAFGFESADPQVMNLCINKGFSAHNFDLFHSRMQGMGVQTKPLLLVKPPFLTEAEAVRDVLQTVSYCVSRGIDYVDLEVTTVEKNTVVHELWKNNLYRPPWLWSLIDLLQQSKERFGDRAHVYVSPWTYSVESLDWARNCGECDAEFVKAIERYNCHFDTAEFEGLDCSCRDDGWKEAVAAEDPRTIPERIREQLAYVRNARLSAE, from the coding sequence TTGGCGGGCGGGTTACGCAGACAAAATGGAACCGCCCCGGAGAATCTCGATTTTACCGTTCCTATCGGTTGGGAGGAGCGGATCGGGCACCTGGACGACCAGCCGATCAAACGGCTGATCGTCTTCCTCCGTTCCACCGGTTGTGAGTGGGTCGAGAAGACCGGGGGGTGCACCATGTGCGGATTTTACTGTGCGACATCCCGAGGCAGAGAGGTCTCGGCAAAAGAGTATGTCGCGCAGTTCGAGTATGTGATGGATGCCGTCGATCTGGGAGACTACCCGGTCGTCTCGATATACAACGATGGGAATATTTTTAACGAACGCGAGATGCCGGTTGCCGCCATCGAGAAGATCTGCTCGTACATCGACGGATACAAGAATATCAAGAAGGTGGTTGTCGAGTCAAGGATAGACTACTCTCCCGACGGGCGTGTGGAGAAGATGAAGAAGGCCCTGAACGGGCGGCAGCTCGAGGTGGCGTTCGGGTTTGAGTCTGCAGACCCGCAGGTGATGAACCTCTGCATCAACAAGGGTTTTTCGGCCCACAATTTCGATCTCTTCCATTCGAGGATGCAGGGTATGGGCGTGCAGACCAAGCCGCTCCTCCTCGTCAAGCCGCCGTTCCTCACCGAGGCCGAGGCGGTACGCGACGTCCTGCAGACCGTTTCGTACTGCGTATCCCGCGGGATCGACTACGTCGACCTTGAGGTGACGACGGTCGAGAAGAACACCGTCGTGCACGAACTCTGGAAGAACAACCTCTACCGCCCGCCGTGGCTCTGGAGCCTCATCGATCTCCTGCAACAGTCCAAGGAGCGGTTCGGGGACCGTGCCCATGTCTACGTCAGCCCCTGGACCTACTCGGTCGAGTCCCTCGACTGGGCTAGGAACTGCGGGGAGTGCGACGCCGAGTTCGTCAAGGCGATCGAACGTTACAACTGCCACTTCGATACGGCGGAGTTCGAGGGGCTGGACTGTTCGTGCCGGGACGACGGGTGGAAGGAGGCCGTTGCGGCAGAGGACCCCAGGACGATCCCGGAGAGGATCCGCGAGCAGCTTGCGTATGTGCGAAACGCGAGGCTCTCGGCGGAATAA
- a CDS encoding phenylacetate--CoA ligase family protein, whose translation MIRLGERICGRESFTAKALGILPSYSTYRETYALLQESRGWSRERLEAYQLQALARLLDHAYANVPYYRRVFDERGLVPEDIQTLRDLERLPFLTREDLQNNLADLKATNYPETAFEYVTTGGSTGIPVGFYYEKGASRAREWAFMKTQWDRVGYRFGDKCVVLRGYIVGSAKDEVYWKKTLFGRWLLMSSHHMTEETLPAYIDRIRRFKPRFIQGYPSTAAALARYMVDHRVAPFPTVKAVLCGSENLYPWQRSLLEEAFGCRVFSWYGNSEQTVLAGECEESTHYHIFPEYGIVELIGRDGRPVEGPGAMGEVVATNLTNFVCPLIRYRTMDLATAAQGPCTCGRNYPLLERVEGRVQDFIVTGKGELLSGITMNIDTDAFDNVKQFQFYQEKVGEVILNVVRKPGFSDLDAEYLYHEVSRSCGDDVVVTIRYVDSIPLTARGKYRYFVQSLPIRFGEREPTKSENIPSDISA comes from the coding sequence ATGATTCGTCTGGGAGAGAGGATCTGCGGCCGGGAGTCGTTCACGGCGAAAGCCCTCGGCATCCTTCCTTCCTACAGCACCTATAGAGAGACCTACGCCCTCCTCCAAGAGTCCCGGGGGTGGAGCCGGGAGAGACTGGAGGCCTACCAACTGCAGGCGCTCGCGCGCCTGCTCGACCACGCCTACGCAAACGTCCCCTACTACCGCCGGGTCTTCGACGAGCGAGGCCTCGTTCCCGAGGATATCCAGACCCTTCGCGACCTCGAACGCCTCCCCTTCCTGACCCGGGAAGACCTCCAGAACAACCTCGCCGACCTCAAAGCCACGAACTACCCCGAAACCGCCTTCGAATACGTCACTACAGGCGGCTCCACCGGCATCCCGGTCGGGTTCTACTACGAGAAAGGCGCCTCCCGGGCCCGCGAGTGGGCGTTCATGAAGACCCAGTGGGACCGCGTCGGCTACCGGTTCGGCGATAAATGCGTCGTCCTCCGCGGCTACATCGTCGGGTCCGCCAAAGACGAGGTCTACTGGAAGAAGACCCTCTTCGGCCGCTGGCTCCTGATGTCCTCCCATCACATGACCGAAGAGACCCTGCCCGCCTACATTGACCGGATTCGGAGGTTCAAACCCAGGTTTATCCAGGGGTACCCATCCACAGCCGCCGCGTTGGCCCGGTACATGGTGGACCACAGGGTCGCACCGTTCCCGACGGTGAAGGCGGTCCTCTGCGGGTCTGAGAACCTCTACCCCTGGCAGCGGAGCCTCCTCGAAGAGGCCTTCGGGTGCCGGGTCTTCTCCTGGTATGGGAACTCCGAGCAGACCGTGCTTGCCGGGGAGTGCGAGGAGAGCACCCACTACCACATCTTCCCCGAATACGGCATCGTCGAACTCATCGGGAGAGACGGGCGCCCCGTCGAGGGACCCGGAGCGATGGGGGAGGTGGTCGCGACAAACCTCACCAACTTCGTCTGTCCCCTCATCCGCTATCGGACCATGGACCTTGCCACGGCAGCCCAAGGACCCTGCACCTGCGGGAGGAACTATCCCTTGCTCGAACGCGTGGAAGGCCGTGTCCAAGACTTCATCGTGACGGGCAAGGGGGAACTTCTCTCCGGGATTACCATGAACATCGATACCGATGCGTTCGATAATGTTAAACAGTTTCAATTCTACCAAGAGAAGGTTGGGGAAGTCATCCTAAACGTCGTGAGAAAACCCGGGTTCAGCGATCTGGACGCGGAGTATCTCTATCATGAGGTGAGCCGGAGTTGCGGGGACGACGTTGTCGTCACCATCAGGTATGTCGACAGCATTCCCCTCACCGCCCGCGGCAAGTACCGCTACTTCGTCCAGAGCCTGCCGATCCGATTCGGCGAAAGGGAGCCGACAAAGAGCGAGAATATACCCTCGGACATATCCGCCTGA
- a CDS encoding bi-domain-containing oxidoreductase yields MKQVLLDLQSGSIQVEDVPVPTVTRGVVVENAYSLISAGTESSLINLAGQSLVGKAKARPEDVKKVLQKVGTDGPLSAYQQAMSRLAKPEPLGYSCAGTVVTTGADDFEVGDRVACAGAGYAVHAEYVSVPKNLCVKIPDGVGFREAAFTTVGSIAMHGVRNAKVTVGESVAVIGLGLIGLLAVQILKAAGCRVIGIDIDREKLALAADLGADVVSNYDGLAERMKAFSPFGADAVVITAATRSSAPIEAAGRLVRDKGRVVVVGNVGMNVPRDIFYEKEAEVVVSRSYGPGRYDRNYEERGIDYPIYVRWTERRNMEAFLELVRQKKIDLDRLITHTFPLENAPEAYNLINTGKERYIGVLLKYSPNGSGAAGTVTYLSEPESRKRKESAGARTLGCIGAGVHAQSALYPHLPGLPVNLAGLATATGLSAHSVAKKYGFSYCTTDYRKILEDPDIDAVMIATRNDLHAPMAIDALRAGKDVFVEKPLATDTDELRRIVEAWHESGQRLMVGFNRRYSPLARRMKEFFGNRATPAILHYRVNAGQIPPEHWVHDDEQGGGMLISECCHFIDFMQYITGARPVQVYARAIEPIGTLRKYDNFQATLTFDDGSLGTVTYTTLGDRSYPKETVEVFCDNAVGRITDFRDLELRKGGKATRERRWLAQEKGFPEELLAFVKGEEPDFAGSVATTLATFLAWESIDTGMPKEIDIGTVGL; encoded by the coding sequence ATGAAACAAGTATTACTCGACCTGCAATCAGGGTCTATCCAGGTGGAGGACGTCCCCGTTCCCACCGTAACGAGGGGGGTCGTCGTCGAGAACGCCTACTCCCTCATCAGCGCCGGCACCGAGTCGTCGCTGATCAACCTCGCAGGGCAGTCGCTCGTCGGCAAGGCGAAGGCACGCCCCGAGGACGTAAAGAAGGTTCTCCAGAAGGTGGGTACCGACGGCCCTCTCTCAGCGTATCAGCAGGCGATGAGCCGCCTCGCAAAACCGGAGCCGCTCGGCTACAGTTGTGCAGGCACTGTGGTGACGACCGGGGCCGACGACTTCGAGGTCGGCGACCGCGTCGCCTGCGCCGGAGCCGGGTATGCGGTGCATGCCGAATACGTCTCCGTGCCGAAGAACCTCTGCGTCAAGATCCCCGACGGCGTCGGTTTCAGGGAGGCGGCGTTCACGACCGTCGGGTCGATCGCGATGCACGGTGTTCGGAACGCAAAGGTCACGGTGGGCGAGAGCGTCGCGGTGATCGGGCTCGGGCTGATCGGGCTTCTTGCCGTGCAGATCCTCAAAGCCGCCGGGTGCCGGGTCATCGGGATCGATATCGACCGGGAGAAACTGGCGCTCGCCGCGGATCTCGGCGCCGACGTCGTCTCGAACTACGACGGCCTTGCCGAGAGGATGAAGGCCTTCTCGCCGTTCGGGGCGGACGCGGTCGTCATCACCGCGGCCACACGGTCGAGCGCCCCCATCGAGGCCGCCGGCCGCTTGGTCAGAGATAAAGGCAGGGTCGTGGTCGTCGGAAACGTGGGCATGAACGTGCCCCGGGATATCTTCTACGAGAAGGAGGCGGAGGTCGTCGTCTCCCGGTCCTACGGCCCCGGCCGGTATGATCGGAACTACGAAGAGAGAGGAATCGATTATCCGATCTACGTCCGGTGGACGGAGCGGAGGAACATGGAGGCGTTCCTCGAACTGGTGCGGCAGAAGAAGATCGACCTCGACCGCTTGATCACCCACACCTTCCCGCTTGAGAACGCACCGGAGGCTTACAACCTCATCAACACCGGAAAAGAGCGGTATATCGGGGTTCTCCTCAAGTACAGCCCGAACGGGTCCGGCGCCGCCGGCACCGTCACCTACCTCTCGGAACCGGAGTCGCGGAAGCGGAAGGAGTCGGCCGGGGCGAGGACGCTTGGGTGCATCGGTGCAGGGGTCCACGCCCAGAGCGCCCTCTATCCCCACCTGCCTGGGCTCCCCGTGAACCTTGCGGGGCTTGCGACCGCGACCGGGCTTTCGGCGCACTCGGTCGCGAAGAAGTACGGGTTCTCCTACTGCACCACCGATTATCGGAAGATCCTTGAGGACCCAGATATCGATGCGGTGATGATCGCGACCAGAAACGACCTTCATGCACCGATGGCGATCGATGCGTTGCGTGCCGGAAAGGATGTCTTCGTGGAGAAGCCGCTTGCGACCGATACCGACGAGCTCCGGAGGATCGTCGAGGCGTGGCATGAGTCCGGGCAGCGGCTGATGGTCGGGTTCAACCGGCGCTACTCACCCCTCGCGCGGAGGATGAAGGAGTTCTTCGGGAACCGCGCTACGCCTGCGATCCTGCACTACCGCGTCAACGCCGGGCAGATCCCGCCCGAGCACTGGGTGCACGACGACGAGCAGGGCGGCGGGATGCTGATCTCGGAGTGCTGTCACTTCATCGACTTTATGCAGTATATCACCGGGGCACGGCCGGTCCAGGTCTATGCCCGGGCGATCGAACCGATCGGCACCCTCCGGAAGTACGATAACTTCCAGGCGACCCTGACGTTCGACGACGGGTCGCTCGGCACCGTCACCTACACGACGCTCGGCGACCGCTCTTACCCGAAAGAGACCGTCGAGGTCTTCTGCGACAACGCTGTCGGGAGGATCACCGATTTCCGCGACCTCGAACTCAGGAAGGGCGGGAAGGCGACGCGGGAGAGGCGGTGGCTCGCCCAGGAGAAGGGGTTTCCCGAGGAACTCCTGGCGTTCGTGAAGGGAGAAGAGCCGGACTTCGCCGGCAGCGTCGCGACGACGCTTGCGACGTTCCTCGCGTGGGAGTCGATCGATACCGGGATGCCCAAGGAGATCGACATCGGCACGGTCGGGTTGTAG
- a CDS encoding nucleotide sugar dehydrogenase produces the protein MKICVLGLGYIGLPTALLFAAHGAEVVGVDVKQSVVDCLNHGSLPFKEPGIEDLYLRAKERFVAETEPEAADVFLVAVPTPLDPATKVSDLSYVKKAADTIARHLGEGNLVILESTVPPGTSERVVIPRLEKSGVAVGDFLYAHCPERAIPGRTLKEMVCNSRIIGGYDRDSTDRATSIYQTFVRGQIYQTDTRTAEFVKLMENTCRDVNIALANEFAQLAEECAVNVWEAITLANKHPRVSILNPGPGVGGHCIAIDPWFLTENSTRCRMVSTAREVNDSMPNYVLHVARNLLSGIRDPTISIFGVAYKGNIGDTRESPAFKFIQLAENEGYAVRCHDPYVSEFPYPLTDMADAATGSDCIVVLTDHDCFHTIDPAGLRMRTKLVIDARNVLDHEEWAGHGFVVRVLGDGSSVQPTPLAEGVSSAGLYSADAARSITSPSPPSIPLLSPNGREGFL, from the coding sequence ATGAAGATCTGTGTACTGGGATTAGGATACATCGGATTACCGACTGCGCTCCTGTTTGCCGCCCACGGGGCGGAGGTTGTGGGCGTCGACGTAAAGCAGAGCGTGGTAGATTGTTTGAACCATGGAAGCCTTCCGTTCAAGGAGCCGGGCATCGAAGACCTTTATCTCCGGGCAAAAGAGCGGTTCGTCGCAGAGACCGAACCCGAGGCTGCGGATGTATTCTTGGTCGCCGTCCCGACACCCTTGGACCCGGCAACCAAGGTCTCCGACCTCTCGTACGTCAAGAAAGCGGCCGATACGATCGCCCGCCATCTGGGTGAGGGAAACCTGGTCATCCTCGAGTCGACCGTCCCCCCCGGAACGAGCGAACGGGTCGTCATTCCAAGGCTTGAGAAGAGCGGCGTTGCTGTCGGGGACTTCTTATATGCCCACTGCCCCGAGCGTGCAATCCCGGGGCGAACCCTAAAAGAGATGGTGTGCAACAGCCGCATCATCGGCGGCTACGACCGAGATTCCACCGACCGGGCGACCTCCATCTACCAGACCTTCGTCCGGGGGCAGATATACCAGACCGACACGCGAACGGCGGAGTTCGTCAAGTTGATGGAGAACACCTGCCGCGACGTGAACATCGCGCTCGCAAACGAGTTCGCACAACTCGCGGAGGAGTGCGCAGTCAACGTCTGGGAGGCCATCACCCTCGCAAACAAGCACCCCCGGGTCTCCATCCTCAACCCGGGGCCGGGGGTGGGGGGGCACTGCATCGCCATCGACCCGTGGTTCCTGACCGAGAACTCCACAAGGTGCAGGATGGTCTCCACGGCGCGGGAGGTCAACGACTCCATGCCGAACTACGTGCTCCACGTCGCTCGCAACCTGCTTTCCGGCATCAGAGACCCGACAATCAGCATCTTCGGCGTTGCCTACAAGGGCAACATCGGCGATACCCGGGAGAGCCCGGCCTTCAAATTCATCCAGCTCGCCGAGAACGAAGGGTATGCCGTCAGGTGCCACGACCCTTACGTGAGCGAGTTCCCGTATCCCCTCACTGATATGGCCGATGCGGCGACCGGGAGCGACTGCATCGTCGTACTCACCGATCATGACTGTTTCCACACGATCGATCCGGCAGGGCTCCGGATGAGAACGAAACTTGTCATCGATGCCCGGAACGTCCTTGACCATGAGGAGTGGGCCGGCCACGGGTTTGTCGTCCGCGTGCTGGGCGACGGTTCATCGGTGCAGCCGACGCCGCTCGCCGAGGGCGTGTCCTCGGCGGGTCTGTATTCCGCAGACGCGGCTCGGTCGATCACATCACCATCTCCGCCGTCCATTCCCCTGCTTTCTCCAAACGGGCGAGAGGGCTTCCTCTAA
- a CDS encoding glycosyltransferase family 4 protein — MKRVCIISQHFPPEKSGNASRIYDTAVHLAELGIDVTVLAPHPTFPTGSFPRTWKRSETQEVDGVRVVRLWTWQPGSGDPGFASRMAYYLLFPLHAALWLLSAGSRFDVVVTSAPPLFTGLPGYVLKRTSKVKWILDIRDLWIDASISLGFLREGSIFEKMSRRFEQMCLARADLVGVTTEELGRRISSRYKVTAPMDIMPNGVNTDFFRPANNGKKRQIVYAGNVGHAQDLEKVALAVKSMNGTYNLKFLIAGDGDTREHLERMVKAESLTDTVIFTGTLPREEIPQLLSESLVGMAPLKQLKTLEYAAPTKAYEYMACGIPFVGCGNGEIAHLAKESGAGVIAENTPEAIAATLSALLDDPGRMEEMGRRGREYVAEHYDRRAVALKLKQHIERMTWTSA; from the coding sequence ATGAAACGGGTATGTATCATATCTCAACACTTTCCACCAGAAAAATCAGGAAACGCATCGCGTATCTATGACACCGCCGTACACCTTGCAGAACTGGGCATCGACGTGACCGTGCTTGCGCCCCATCCTACGTTTCCCACCGGCTCGTTCCCGCGTACCTGGAAACGGTCGGAGACACAGGAGGTCGACGGTGTCCGGGTTGTAAGACTCTGGACATGGCAGCCGGGCTCCGGAGATCCGGGGTTTGCAAGCAGGATGGCATATTACCTCCTCTTCCCGCTCCACGCCGCACTCTGGCTCCTTTCAGCCGGAAGCCGGTTCGATGTGGTCGTCACGTCGGCACCCCCTCTCTTCACCGGGCTTCCGGGCTACGTCCTGAAACGGACGTCGAAGGTGAAGTGGATCCTCGATATCCGCGACCTCTGGATAGACGCATCGATAAGCCTCGGATTTCTTCGGGAGGGGAGCATCTTCGAGAAGATGAGCCGGAGGTTCGAGCAGATGTGCCTTGCTCGGGCCGACCTTGTCGGCGTCACGACAGAAGAACTCGGGCGGAGGATCTCGTCGCGGTATAAGGTCACGGCGCCGATGGACATCATGCCGAACGGTGTCAACACCGACTTCTTTCGCCCTGCAAACAACGGGAAGAAGCGGCAGATCGTCTACGCCGGCAACGTCGGGCACGCACAGGACTTAGAGAAGGTAGCCCTCGCCGTCAAGTCGATGAACGGCACCTACAACCTGAAGTTCCTCATCGCCGGCGACGGCGACACAAGAGAGCACCTCGAACGGATGGTGAAAGCCGAGAGCCTGACCGACACGGTCATCTTTACGGGCACTCTCCCCCGTGAGGAGATCCCGCAGCTGCTCTCGGAGTCGCTGGTGGGGATGGCGCCGCTGAAACAGTTAAAGACCCTTGAGTATGCTGCGCCCACCAAGGCCTACGAGTACATGGCGTGCGGGATACCCTTCGTCGGCTGCGGTAACGGCGAGATCGCCCATCTTGCGAAAGAGTCGGGCGCCGGGGTCATCGCCGAGAACACCCCGGAGGCGATCGCCGCGACGCTCTCGGCGCTCCTCGACGACCCCGGGAGGATGGAGGAGATGGGACGGCGGGGGCGGGAGTACGTCGCAGAGCACTACGACCGGAGAGCGGTCGCCCTCAAACTGAAGCAGCACATCGAGAGGATGACATGGACGAGCGCCTGA
- a CDS encoding GNAT family N-acetyltransferase, whose protein sequence is MALELINDKEVWDAFVDTSPHGLLFHKWDYTTITAQHTGYRLLPYGVYKGEELVCLAPLYFKSTHGIKTLFSPPPMQAVIPYQGLIPAKEFDTLKLSKREAIMDLIAGDLSAEIDAISPHYFSLTLVPGLADIRQFLWRGYTPKVRYTYIIDLSQPAEAIWGGFHSKLRGKIRKAEEAGMNLVRSRDISELYASITERFSQPEMNIPMISRAYFEDLFRAYPDHLAAYYLYDREGALTAAVATQEYRRFLFWMGAPRIESGYAGNEYLQWLLIRHAKACGYPIFENIGANTPNLNFFKSQFCQGLGIYVEVCRKDMVGTLAEWAYSSIVNKPWLKRKVVPYID, encoded by the coding sequence ATGGCGCTTGAACTCATAAATGATAAGGAAGTATGGGACGCGTTCGTTGATACAAGTCCACATGGGCTGCTTTTTCATAAGTGGGATTACACAACGATCACCGCGCAGCATACAGGTTACCGGCTTCTCCCCTACGGGGTCTACAAGGGGGAGGAGCTCGTCTGTCTCGCCCCGCTCTACTTCAAGAGCACGCATGGGATAAAGACGCTCTTCTCACCCCCGCCCATGCAGGCGGTCATCCCCTACCAGGGCCTCATCCCGGCAAAGGAGTTCGATACGCTGAAACTGAGCAAGAGGGAGGCGATCATGGATCTCATCGCGGGCGACCTCTCTGCCGAGATCGACGCGATCTCACCGCATTATTTCTCCCTGACTCTCGTGCCGGGCCTCGCCGACATCAGGCAATTCCTTTGGCGGGGGTATACCCCGAAGGTCCGCTATACTTACATCATCGACCTCTCGCAGCCGGCCGAAGCGATCTGGGGCGGCTTCCACAGCAAACTGCGCGGCAAGATCCGGAAGGCCGAGGAGGCCGGAATGAACCTCGTGCGGAGCAGAGACATCTCGGAGTTGTATGCGTCGATTACCGAACGGTTCAGTCAACCCGAGATGAACATCCCGATGATCAGCCGAGCCTACTTTGAGGACCTCTTCCGGGCGTACCCCGACCATCTCGCGGCCTACTACCTCTACGACCGGGAAGGTGCGCTCACGGCGGCTGTCGCCACCCAGGAGTACAGGCGTTTCCTGTTCTGGATGGGGGCGCCGCGGATCGAGAGCGGCTATGCCGGGAACGAGTATCTCCAGTGGCTCCTGATTCGGCATGCAAAGGCTTGCGGGTATCCGATCTTTGAGAATATCGGGGCGAACACACCGAACCTGAACTTCTTTAAATCCCAGTTCTGCCAGGGTCTGGGCATCTACGTGGAGGTCTGCCGGAAGGATATGGTCGGAACCCTGGCGGAATGGGCGTACAGTTCCATCGTCAACAAACCCTGGCTGAAGCGCAAGGTCGTCCCCTACATCGACTGA